The window CCGCTTTGGGTCTTAGGTTGATCTTGGGCACACCCCTGTCTTTGACCAGGAGCAAGAACAGCTTTGGGGGACTGTCCTGCCGGCAGTCCTGGGGTCAAGCTGAGGGCATAGAGGCCTGAGGTGGGGAACCAGCCCCGCCTCCACCACTAGGGGGCTCGCCAGTGGGGGCGGGCGACAGGTGGCTCCTGGCCGTGGCACATggctccccccttctctccccaccgcagccacagggcccctcccccaccggcccccgctgacccttccccaccccaaaccccctTATGTCAGATGTCTTTCTCATCACAACTGTATGACTCCATTCAGTGTGTTCTTAAGAGGGACATACAGGCTTTTTCTAAAGTACACGTTCAGTGCTTTGGAAAACACCCATAACGCCAATCCttaagatgaataaaacaaaccAATCGAGAAACCATGAAATGACCtgggaaatacacattttttaagtgGGGAAAAACAAGTCTAAAAGAAGCTGCTTCCTGTCTTCAGGCACTAAAAAATCCTAGAACATTCAAAAGAAGCAGATATTCGGGTTCCTCCCTCACTGCGGAGAGCCCCACACGGAGGAGGGCCCTGCGTGGCGCCTTGACTGGGCCCAGACCTACAAGGAAATTCTGGGTCCGGGTCTTTGTGTTCATCTCCTCCTTACTACTTGTATTTTCAAGGGTTTCTctatgggattctctctccctctctcttcccctcttctgctgTTGCACataggttctctctctctctctctctctctctcaaataaataaataaactttaaaaaaaaaaaagaaaaaagtgaccaGGGCAATTGGAGCCTGAACCCCAACCCACCCAGGGCACCCCCTTGgctttcccctcctcctgccctgaaCCCCGAGCCTGTGGAGACAGGAGTGGGTGACCAGTTGTCTGTGAGCACTCAGCAGGACAGTGCCGAAGGGGGAAGGGAGTAAGGACCGCCCCTCCCAGCCTGGCTCTCAGCACCTCCCCTTGCCCATGGCACCGCCTCCAGAAAGCCCTCCCAGAATGCCTGGACCACCAGTCACAGCCTCCTGGCCTGAGGCGGTGCCTCAGAGGTGGTGGCAGGCAGTTGGGTGCTGCAGACAGGAAGAGAGCCGAGAGAGGGGGCCCTGCCTTTCCCTTGTCGCCGGGTCTGTGGTGGGCACGGCGGCGGCAAGCATGGCCCCAGAGCTCCCACTGCTCTTTGAGCTCCTTACGCTGGCCTGCACCCTGCTCAGGGCCCTGGCCACCCAAGGTAAGCCCTCCCTATATCTCCCactgtgctcccccccccccggaggGCTCAGTACCCCCCACCTGGGGATGCTCCTTCCTGGGAAGGGGGTGGTCTGGGGACGCTGAGCATGACCTCCCCAccgagccccccaccccactgttgGTGCCGTCTCGGTGCAGAATCACCGAggctttggtctttttctttacCTAAATGTCTTGGGGATTCTCTTTTTCATAATCAGCAAGGCTGCCTTTGTTATGGGAGGATTTTGTCTattagtttgctttttaaaacagataCATGTGCAAAGTTCTGCAATAGGATGGAAAGATCCGGCACACACGGCAGGGTGGGGagattcattagaaaaaaaaaaaagaatctccagaATTTAGTTTGCTGAGAAACTGATGTTTGGATTACATCAAAACGGCTCGTGTTTGCACCAGGAAGCTGGTCCTGCTGGGCCCCAGCTGCACAGATGGGGACATTTCTGGGTGTCCCACAGACAAGCAAAGATGCCACCAGGTCTAGGTGCCTGGAagtgatggggaaactgaggcagccagaaaggaaagaggaggagacggGACAGTCTCTCTGCTGTCTCCACTGTCAGTCAAGAGAGGGAGAAGGCATAGGGACAGGAGATGCGGTCAGATCTGCCCACGGCCCAAAGGTCCCCTAGGCCCCTGGGTGGGGAGAGGTCACAGGCAGCCCAGCCCCCTGGGGCCCCTTCAGCCCTCGAGGACAGCCATGGGGGGGCAGTTACCCCGGAGCTGCTCCGGGGCAAGATGCCTGGCTGTGGTGACATGACAGCCATGGGCTGCCCCGGGGACACCTCTGTCCCTCCAGCATCCCCTGCGGTGAGGAGGGTCCCTGCCCTTCTGGCCAGGCCAGCGGTGACAGCAGGGGGTCCTTCCTGCAGAGGTGCGGCAGTACCCCCCCTACGCGATTGCCCCCGAGGGGGGCTCCGTCGACATCACCTGCCTCGCCAGCGGGTCCCTGTTCGGGGTCTACCTGAAGCAGAGGTGGCCGAGGCCTAGCAGTGTGATTTACTACGAAGACGAGAAGGAGCCCACGGTGGATGAGAAGTTTCGGGGACGCGTTGTCTTCTCGGGGCGGCAGCACAACCTGACGGTCACTGTGCACCGCCTGCAGCCGGCCGACACCGGGGCTTATGCCTGCCAGGCGGTCATGAAGGACGAGGTCTGGGGCCCCGGCACCTTGGTCGTGGTGACAGGTAGGGGACGTGCCTACCCCAGGACCCACTTCCCCTGCCTGCCGGTTAGACCTGGCCCCCCCGCCTTCGTCTGGGGGCCTTTCCCCGCTGGCGTGAGTTATTCCTTCCGGCGTGAGCCCGCTGCCTCCAGGAAGGCCCCGGgttgcccatcctcccaccccagaGCCCCTCAGTGAGCCCCGAAGGCTCTCTCGATCTCGAAACCCGCCGCCCGCCCAGTGCCGCTCTCCACTCCTTCCTCAGACAAGCCGCCCGAGGCAGCGGACACGAGCCGGGAGGCCCAGCTGATACGcttttccttccctgtggccCTGGCCATGGGCTGCTTCTTCATCGGGCTGGCACTGGGGGCGACGTGTGTGCTGAGGAGGACACAGGTCAGTATGAACCCCCGGCTTTCACCTGTGTCGCTGTCAGctgcctcctctgagaagccccaGGGAAACCCCAGGACCCTGCAGCCCGTCCACCAGGGTCCCTGGGAGGCCCGAGGGCCTAGACGGCAGGGtccaaggtggggggtggggggggggtgggccaAGAACGGGACCACGAGCAGGGATGGGCGTGGGCCCAGGAGGAAAACACAGCTGCAAGAggagggcgggggggagaggctcagagagacggGCGGGCACGCGTGTGAgcgcgtgagtgtgtgtgcacacgggTGAGCACTGGTGTGcgtgcagtgtgtgtgtgagcctgCGGGTTGAGATCAGCATGGGCGGGTGTGAAAGCGCACATCAGGGGTGCCAGGTGCCAGGAAGGGGTCAGCTCTGCCCTGGTCACTCAGCTCTTCACGGCCGGCGCGCCTTTGCCCCGTCCACACCTTGGGACagcacaccccctccccaggcctctgaAGCAAGGtccactgcccccccaccccccggcctggGGCAGCTCCAGGGACCTGGGGGGCTGGCGGGGGCGCCTTGGGAGCTGGCCTCATGCCTGGAAGCCCAGCAGCATCTCCAGGGTCAATCAAACAGCCCCGAAGGGGGTGCGCACTGGAGACAGGGGACGCCCCAGAACGAGCAGGACCCCGGACAGAGAGGAGGGGCTTGTCTTTCAGATCAAGAAACTCTGCTGCCTGAAAGATAAGAACTCTGCGTGCGTGGTGTACGAGGACATGTCCTATGGCAACCGGAACACGGTGTCCATCCCCAACGTGTACCAGTGAGCCCCGCGGACCCCCCAGGCTGCCTAGGTGCAGCTCGCGGAGGGCTGCCTGACCCGGCGAGGTCGCTCAGGCAGATCCCTGCGGCCGTCGGGCTCCAggcacctcctccaggaggccttcCTTGCTTACTTCCTGCCTTGCGGGCTGCCCTGCTCTGCTGGTTCTGGCACCTCGGGGCCACCAGGGAGGAAGCCTCTCTGACCTGCTGCTTGCTGCCCTTGCCCTCAAAcggcgggagggagggggagctcCTCTGCAGGATGGACTTGGGCCCTGGGCCTGGGAGAGGGGCAAGAGGGAGGGGGCGCCCAGCCCCTGAAATAAAGCACTTCTTCTCCCCCGTCCCCGACTCCAGCATCTATTCTCAACCAGCTGACAGCCCAGGAGGGGCTGACACCCTCCCCAAACACCTTCTGGGACTTCCGCAGCCTGTGTGATTCTGTGTGACACCTTGAGGAAGGACATGAGCAAGGGGGCCCTTCCCCACTCCAGGCCCAAGGGGGCCCCTGTCACCCTGGATGGGCTGCAGAAGGGGCAGATCAACCAGGGCCCTCACCCACCCCCTCAGCCCCCTTCACCTGGCCTCACCTGCCTCCATCACACaatgaggtgggggtggaggaggggcccGGCAGCAGTGACTCGGGGTCTTAACTAAGAGCCCTTCCCTATGTGCCCTCGTGTTGGGGGGCGATGGGAACTTGGGTGTCTATGTTTGCTCTCGGGTGGGAAACAAGGCACCCCCAGTGTGGGTGCAGACCGTGACGTGTCCTCTTAGACTCTGAGCTGAGAAACAGCAGACcgtgctgccccccccccccccccccccgtcctgtGCCCTCAAACCCCTATCAGAGTCGGAAAGGCAACCCTGATATGGTTGACTATACTGGTCGAAAACCTCGCTCTATAAAAACCctacacacataaatacatgaCAAGCATCTAcaaacttgggggtggggggagaaagattACCGAACGAAGGTTAATATGCTTAATTTATGAAGATCCTTATCaattaatggaaagaaaacattcagataaaaatgagcaaagagcaAAAATGAGTGATGAACATAGGAAACCATTCAAATTGCTAGTTGTCCATGAAATATCAGCAGAAATTAAATAATCCGCCACCCCCTATGTTGGCAAAGATTAAAACGTCATTAAGGTATGATGTTCCTTTTACTTGGAAACCCCGCTTCTGGAATTGTGTCTTTGGCTGGTGGGATGTGTGCTCCCCAGGCGGGAAGTTACCAGGACACCTCGGGCCAGGGTGGGCAGCCTGGGACACAAACTCAGCAATTTTTCTGGAGGCCACCAGGGACCTGCCCCTGGGATGCAGAATGGCAGCCAGGAAGACCGGCAAAGAGACACCAGGTCCTGGTGTCCCAGCCTCCCAGGGACCCCGGAGGAAGTGCAGACTGCCCTACAGACCCGGGCATACAACAGGTGTCTATTGGTTGTCCCCAGTCCTGACCACTCGGCAAGTCctacccctctgggcctcagtgtcccctctGTAAATGAGGGGAGCGGGGTCCATGCTCTCTTCCAGAGCTGGACTCTGTGGGGTCCAGGCCAGGCTGGACATGcttcccactgccccccacccctgcagctccCAGGCGCCTGCAccctttccctgctccccacccttcAGAAGCAACTTCCTGGAGGTGGAAATCATCAGGCTCCGGAGGCCCTTGTCACCTGAGGAGATCTCAGCCTGACCTCACCCCAGCAATCAGAGGCTGTGCCTGAGTCACAGCCCCACCGTCCTCCTCGTGGCAAGAACCCCTCCTGGTGACTCCCCTCTGTGCTCAGGGCCATGTTCCCACATCCTCCACCCTCCTCATGATTGTCCCAAGACCGGCTGCTCCTCTGTCCACCCTCCAGACCATGGCGATTGCAGGGCAGGGCTGAGTTCCTCTTCCATGTCACCACTCCCCCAGTCCTTCCCGAGCATTCCTGTGTGCCGGGCATGTTGTGAAatacagatgatagatagaaagatgatagatagatagatagatagatgatagataagtagatgatagatagataatagataaatgatagatgatagataagtagatagatgatagatagatagatagatagatagataatagataagtgatagatagatgatagataagtagatagccaatagatagatagatagatagatagatgatagatacttAAACATGATGTGCCTGGTTTATTCCTCTCATGACAAATAACCAGAGCACTATCCAAGTCCTGGTTCCCCACTGTCTACCTCTGTGCCTGAACCTCTCAGGCTTCAAAATTCCTCACCCGTAAAATGGGGACAAGGACTGCCCCATGTGGTGAGGTGCCACGAGAACCAAACACCACAGTAAACCCTCAGAACGGGCCTCTGCAGAGCAAATGCTCTGTCCACCACGCAGGTGTGGGCTCAGACCACAGAAGCTCAGGCCACGGAGGCGGAGGCCTGGATGGCAAGAGGCAGCACTACAGCTCCCACCCCCAGGCCActgctgggggcagtggggagcagTGAGAACAGGCACCACAGGGTGTCGACTCCTTCCCACACTGGCCTTCAAAGCCAGAGGATGGCCACTCACGCTCCCCAGAGAGCCTAGTTCCCAACGCAGGGGCTAGCCAAGGAGGGCGGCCAGAGGGCGGTGATGGTCATGGCAGGAAGAGGGTCTTGAGGGGTGGGGTCTCAGCCTGTCCAGGGCCTCACCCCTCCACACTCCAGGTTGGCTGGccctgtaagggttaaattgtagtgtagggctaacctgtagccttaagaaataacagctttgttttaacactgtagattaagataacagccttgtcctatcaatcaagggaacaaaagtttaaggaaaatcaactggtttagtgtttgattggattggggcgAGGGCatgtctgaactgtttccacccccatctgggaactatttctttgttctgttcccaggtgatgataagacgatgtggtcggctataaaaactctgtaccccggctgttccaGACCGCACTCCGGTCAAGAGTGTCGGTCCCGATCtgttggccttgcctctcattgtaataagcTTTGTTGTGAGTGTCACTGGTACCTGTaacattctgtttcaggagtcgtgtggatgcaacaggCCCCACAACCCTGGACCAGACTTGGCCCCCTCAAGACTCATGGCCCGATACCTCATATCCTCAGGGGACAGCTGGCCAACTGGGCCTTGTCCACGCCTCTTGGGACAGGGCCAAACACCCCAGAGTCAAGGCTAGAGTAACAGACACCCTTGGAGGACAGTCATCAAGTCATCCACTCAGGAAGTTCAGGAATAATACCATAATCATTGACCCAATGATACCAGAGGGAACaagcagcaggagagggaggggagatcTGACAGAGGAAATctcccaaaaggagaagagaagtaaGGGAACCCTCAGAGATAAGGGTGATAGAGGAGAAACTTCTTCGAGGAAGGCCCGAGAAAGGGGGGCAGGACAGTGAGAGCCCCAGAGGCAGACTGCGTGATGACGAGGGAGTGTGGGGCAGGCTGAGGACAAAGTAGAAGCTAGCACCCCCCCCCTTGCCCTCAGGGGatgtgtgtgacattcctcaggcactcccagctgcccaaggacaaaggaaaggacagaaaaccaatggttaactgatagagatcacagtcacaGGCCGTGAGTCTCcgtcagtttacaaatatcttcatatattacaagaaaaaggcaatcttatcaataacccaatctccagaaacctgtagactcagtttcctggagccccaacatcaccttcccctccatagatgtggggaacaaaggcaagaaggaaatggcaggtaaaattacatttctttgtaACCTGCAGCCCGTTGACGGACACTTGAGGCAAACACCCGTTTCTCCAAGAACCTCCTACTGCCTAACGCTAATACCTTCCTGGAGGGAAAACAACctcagcttgacaatagcaaggcctcaggtgTCTTAGGCATCTTCTTTAGCACATCGcagtccttctggaggcccccCTTTTGACTCTACCTCCTGAACTCCGTAGTATATAATCACTCAGTCTTCACAACCCCTGTGCCGCAATTTCTGCCACGggccctgtccctgtgctttaataaaatcacctttttgcaccaaagacgtcttcaagaattctttattggcCATAGGCTCTGAAgcccaccatcacccccaaacccCATCATGTGAGACTCTCAGTAAAGGGGCAGCAGACGGCCCACcagcagagggagggcagagaaggcgAGCCCGCACCCATGCATTCTGGGGGCGAGAAAGAAATCCCAAATTTCAGGTGGCATCAGATTTCCCAGAGACAACTCCGCATtcaagaaagcaagggagggccgcctgggtggcttggtcggttaagcgtccgagtttggctcaggtcatgatctcatggttcgcgagttcgagccccacatcaggctctgtgctgacagcttggagcccggagcctgcttccaattctgtgtctccctctctgcccctctccactcacattctgtctctgtctctctctcacacacaaaaaatgagtaagcattaaaaaaaaaacaacaaaccagaaGACAGTGGAATAATACTTAAGTATTAATTACTGAAAGAATGACTTTGTACTTGAAACATTAAGTTATCATCTCAGTGTAAGGGTGTAATAAAGATATTCTGGGGTACATAAGAGTTTGAAATCACTCTTGGAGTCAGTGTTCAAATAAAGCATACCCAAACATAGGAGACATTACAGGCGAAAAAAGACACCAATAACGACAGAGTTTACTTTTGCCAGAAAACAAtgactaaagaaaagaaacatacaacctacaaTCTACATAACAATCTAGAACTAAAATTCTAGATAACACCAGCACAacggagagggggaggggaagaaaatgctGAGACATCTATCTGGTCAGAAGGAAGACACAGACCAAGATAAGGTTAAGAAATCAATCCGAAAAATAAGTAGGAAGGGGTCCAAGGGCAGCCACAGTAAGAACCCAAACAGATCATACTACAAAAAccagcagaaagagctgcccagtggaaacaggaaaagaaaaaataataataaatgcaaaagacTACACAGtgaatggaaaatatgaaatgaGGTGACAAAATGTACTGATTTAACAGTTAAGTACAATTAGTCCTAATAACAGGAATTACAACTGCAGTAATCATACAATAAATACTTTCACAATAAGTGTAAATGGGTCAAActcaccaattaaaagacagtgTCAAACtgggtttaaaagaaaaaattcaacaatAGGTGGTCTGTAAGACAAAATGctttaaacaaagaaacatcAATAGGCTGGAAATAAGAGGgtggaaaacataaaaagcaagcacaaaccaaaagaaagctggagttaCTGATCCTATTTTCTGACAGAATAGTAGTGTTGGTAAAAGCAACGATAGAACAAAAATATAGAACCAATGTAAATACATATGAAcctaaaaataaacaggtaaaa of the Neofelis nebulosa isolate mNeoNeb1 chromosome 16, mNeoNeb1.pri, whole genome shotgun sequence genome contains:
- the CD7 gene encoding T-cell antigen CD7, with translation MAPELPLLFELLTLACTLLRALATQEVRQYPPYAIAPEGGSVDITCLASGSLFGVYLKQRWPRPSSVIYYEDEKEPTVDEKFRGRVVFSGRQHNLTVTVHRLQPADTGAYACQAVMKDEVWGPGTLVVVTDKPPEAADTSREAQLIRFSFPVALAMGCFFIGLALGATCVLRRTQIKKLCCLKDKNSACVVYEDMSYGNRNTVSIPNVYQ